The following are from one region of the Ochotona princeps isolate mOchPri1 chromosome 15, mOchPri1.hap1, whole genome shotgun sequence genome:
- the LOC101523923 gene encoding keratin, type II cytoskeletal 2 oral, protein MASQVCKKSFSSGSRSFSGCSAVVPGRSSSSSSSTRMSCVARSAAAGSGTSGIRGVAGGFGSRSLYNLGGHKSISMSVAAGGSRAVGFGGGRSICGSGFGGGYGGGFGGGSGMGGDFGGAGGFGGAGGFGSPCRGIQEVTVNQSLLQPLNVEIDPQIGQVRAQEREQIKTLNNKFASFIDKVRFLEQQNKVLETKWALLQQQTTSSGASPSNLEPLFESYISFLRQQLDSLLGEKGGREGELRSVQGMLEDFKKKYEDEINKRTTAENEFVALKKDVDTAHASTAELQAKAHSLTDEIGFLRTLFNMSHVSDTSVVLSMDNNRSLDLDSIIAEVKAQYEEIAQRSKAEAEALYQTKLGELQTTAGRQGDDLKSTKSEITELNRLIQRLRAEIESIKKQNASLQSAITDAEQRGELALQDANAKLAELQAALQKAKDDLARLLRDYQELMTVKLALDVEIATYCKLLEGEESRMSGECQDAVSISVVNHVTSVSSGSGGSRGGFRGAGDSSSGGYRGGSGSGSSNSSSSGYRGVSSNSSGGYGGSSSSTTNSSGYRGVSGGGSSSGRMDSSEGYLSGSHSESQSGRGSGSGSVQTSGGSGYRPAGEGSTSIRFSQTSSSRQQCSK, encoded by the exons ATGGCCAGCCAAGTCTGCAAGAAGTCTTTCAGCAGTGGGAGCCGCAGCTTCTCTGGCTGTTCCGCCGTGGTtcctggccgaagcagcagcagcagcagcagcaccaggatgAGCTGTGTGGCCCGTTCGGCAGCAGCTGGCTCAGGGACCTCTGGGATCCGAGGGGTAGCAGGTGGCTTTGGCAGTCGCAGCCTCTATAACCTGGGTGGCCACAAGAGCATCTCCATGAGTGTGGCAGCTGGTGGCTCCCGGGCTGTTGGCTTTGGTGGAGGGCGGAGCATCTGTGGCAGTGGTTTTGGTGGAGGCTATGGAGGTGGCTTTGGTGGTGGCAGTGGAATGGGAGGTGATTTTGGGGGAGCAGGTGGTTTTGGGGGAGCAGGTGGCTTTGGTAGTCCTTGCAGAGGCATCCAGGAAGTGACTGTCAATCAaagcctgctgcagcccctcaaTGTGGAGATTGACCCGCAGATTGGGCAAGTGAGGGCCCAGGAGCGGGAGCAGATCAAGACCCTCAACAACAAGTTTGCTTCTTTCATTGACAAG gtgcGCTTCTTGGAGCAGCAGAACAAAGTCCTGGAGACCAAGTGGGCGCTGTTGCAGCAGCAGACCACGAGCTCTGGTGCCAGCCCCTCCAACCTGGAGCCCCTGTTTGAGTCCTACATCAGTTTTCTGCGCCAGCAGCTAGATTCACTCCTCGGAGAGAAGGGGGGCCGAGAAGGGGAGCTGAGAAGTGTGCAGGGCATGCTGGAGGACTTCAAGAAGAA GTACGAGGATGAGATCAACAAACGCACGACAGCTGAGAATGAGTTCGTGGCGCTCAAGAAG GATGTGGACACGGCTCACGCGAGCACGGCAGAGCTACAGGCCAAGGCGCACAGCCTGACAGATGAGATCGGCTTCCTGAGGACCCTCTTCAACATG AGCCATGTCTCCGACACATCTGTGGTGCTGTCCATGGACAACAACCGCTCGCTGGACCTGGATAGCATCATCGCCGAGGTCAAGGCCCAGTATGAGGAGATCGCCCAAAGGAGTAAGGCGGAGGCCGAGGCACTGTACCAGACCAAG CTTGGGGAGCTGCAGACCACGGCTGGCAGGCAAGGCGATGACCTGAAGAGCACCAAGAGCGAGATCACGgagctcaacaggctgatccagAGGTTGCGGGCCGAGATTGAGAGCATCAAGAAGCAG AATGCCAGCCTGCAATCAGCCATCACTGACGCCGAGCAGCGTGGGGAGCTGGCCCTCCAGGATGCTAATGCCAAGCTGGCCGAGCTGCAGGCCGCACTGCAGAAGGCCAAGGATGACCTGGCCCGGCTGCTACGCGACTACCAGGAGCTCATGACTGTGAAGCTGGCCCTGGACGTAGAGATCGCCACCTACTGCAAGCTGCTGGAGGGCGAGGAGAGCAG AATGTCTGGAGAGTGCCAGGACGCAGTGAGCATCT CAGTGGTCAACCATGTCACCAGCGTAAGCAGTGGCTCTGGTGGAAGCCGTGGAGGTTTCAGAGGGGCTGGTGACAGCAGCAGTGGCGGCTACAGGGGCGGTAGcggcagtggcagcagcaacagcagcagcagcggctacagAGGAGTCAGCAGTAACAGCAGTGGTGGCTacgggggcagcagcagcagcaccaccaacagcagTGGTTACAGAGGAGTCAGcggtggcggcagcagcagcgggcgCATGGACAGCAGCGAGGGCTATCTGAGTGGCAGCCACTCTGAGAGCCAGAGTGGAAGGGGCTCTGGCTCTGGCAGTGTGCAGACCTCTGGTGGCAGTGGCTACAGGCCTGCTGGTGAAGGCAGCACCAGCATCCGCTTCTCCCAGACCTCCAGCTCAAGGCAGCAATGCTCCAAGTGA